From a single Sparus aurata chromosome 13, fSpaAur1.1, whole genome shotgun sequence genomic region:
- the cxadr gene encoding coxsackievirus and adenovirus receptor homolog: MELSFARFCCVLLSLFAGLASGLEIISVGQTSIEKASGQSVKLDCQFTLAPEDSGPLDIEWSLLSSDNQKEDKVVILYSGDRAYEDYYEPVKGRVHFNSADPKNGDASINLTGLKSSDSGTYQCKVKKAPGIRSRKMLLIVMVKPSKPRCYAEGPTQEGKDIVLRCTSSEGTNPLQYSWEKTSDNKLLPASAMLDPVGGTINVKNASASASGTYRCISSNRVGTEDCILYLNVTPPPNTAGIIAGAIIAVLLILIIIAIILFCCFRARHRKKYEKEICNEIREDVPPPKSRVSTARSFTVGSQRSSLGSMSPSNLHEYALKPQYDKIPSSEDYERPPSHAPLPPPNAAKMAGPNLSRMGAIPVMIPAQNRDGSIV; encoded by the exons GTTTGGCCTCTGGCCTGGAGATTATATCTGTGGGGCAGACATCAATAGAGAAAGCCAGTGGTCAGAGTGTGAAGCTGGACTGTCAGTTCACTCTGGCCCCTGAAGATTCTGGACCGCTGGATATTGAGTGGAGCTTGTTGTCCTCTGACAACCAGAAAGAAGACAAAGTG gTGATCCTGTACTCAGGTGACAGAGCCTACGAGGACTACTATGAACCTGTGAAGGGCCGAGTCCACTTCAACTCAGCCGACCCCAAAAACGGTGACGCCTCCATCAATCTGACGGGGCTAAAGTCGTCGGACTCGGGCACCTACCAATGTAAGGTGAAAAAGGCTCCCGGTATCCGCAGCAGGAAGATGCTGCTGATTGTCATGG TGAAGCCATCCAAGCCCAGGTGCTACGCCGAAGGCCCCACGCAGGAAGGCAAAGATATTGTGCTGAGGTGCACATCTAGTGAGGGCACCAACCCCCTGCAGTACAGCTGGGAGAAGACCAGTGACAACAAGCTGTTGCCTGCCTCAGCTATGTTGG ATCCTGTGGGAGGCACCATTAACGTGAAGAACGCATCTGCCAGCGCATCTGGCACCTACCGCTGCATTTCCAGCAACCGTGTTGGCACTGAGGACTGTATACTGTATCTCAATGTGACACCTC CCCCCAACACCGCAGGCATCATCGCAGGAGCCATAATTGCTGTACTCCTTATCCTCATCATTATTGCCATCATCCTCTTCTGCTGTTTCCGTGCGCGTCACAGGAAGAAGTACGAGAAGGAGATCTGCAACGAGATCAG aGAGGATGTGCCTCCTCCTAAGAGTCGTGTTTCGACAGCACGCAGCTTCACGGTGGGCAGCCAGCGCTCCTCGCTGGGGTCCATGTCGCCTTCTAACCTGCATGAGTACGCCCTGAAGCCTCAGTACGACAAGATTCCCTCATCAGAGGACTACGAGAGGCCTCCAAGCCACGCCCCTCTGCCCCCACCAAATGCTGCCAAGATGGCCGGCCCCAACCTCAGCCGCATGGGGGCCATCCCGGTCATGATCCCTGCCCAGAACAGGGACGGCTCAATTGTCTAG